The following DNA comes from Paraburkholderia phytofirmans PsJN.
CGCCCAGCCGGCCATATAGCGCAACCATTGCACGCTGCCCGCCACTTCCAGCATCTTCGAGAAACCAATCAGCTTGCCCTGATTCAGCGTTTCCAGCGTGGCGAGTTCGTCGCTATGCCGCTCGACGAGGTCGGCGAGTTTCAGCAGCAGACCCTCGCGGACGGCCGGCGGCATTCTGCGCCACGCGTCGGATTCGAAGGCTGCCTTCGAGGTTCTGACCGCGTGATCGATATCCGCTTCGGATGCGTCGGGGATCTGCGCGATTTCTTCAGCAGTGGCTGGGTTGAAGACCGGAAAGGTTTTACCCGCGGCGCTGCCGGTTTTTTCGCCGTTGATGAACATGGTGTGCGGCAATGTGGCCGCTAGCTTGTGTTCGGTCATGGTGGTTCGTCTCCGTTGGGGTTGAGTGGCCGTGGCGCTAGCCGGAAGGGTTCGTCTGACGGCGGTAGGGGTTCAGGTGCGGGTGGACGTGCTGCTTTGTGCGCCAACGCGTTGCTAACGACGCGGCGCAGATTACATTCGCCGTCGCGCTCAATGCGTACAGCAAGACGAATCCATCGCCGAAAAAGTAGGGGGTCGTGGATAACGCCGCGCCGAGCACCATGCCGATGTGATGCGCAACGCCGGGGCAACTGGCGCTCAATAAGCTCGTCGATCTGCCGCGCAAGTTCATGAGCGCCGGAATCGTCAGGCAGTCGAGAATCAGAAAGACCGCTGCCGCGAGTGGCGCGAGCGCGGGATTGTCGTTCGCCGCGAGCGAGCCGATCAGCGTCGCGCGCGCGATGTACAAGGCCATCAACATGCGATTGCCGCGCAAGTGTTCGGCGATCAATGCCAGCGCGCAGACGGCTGCAAGCGAAAGCAAGATTTGCCACAACGGTTGTGCGCCGCTGACGCCGCAGATTGCAAAGAGCTGGAAGCGGGCGAGACTGCCGCTGGATAGTCCTGCGAGCAAGGCGAGGAGAGCCGTTGCAGTTGACGGTGTCGCTACCTTGATCGAATCGGGATCTTGGTTAATGCCGCGATCCCTGTAGTGACGCGATTCGGTGTTGACGTGCAGCGCATTGAACAACATGCCAACGCCCGTCGCGATCATCAGCACGGCAATCGCAATACCATGCGCCGAACCATTCAAATACGACGGCACGCTATTCATTGCGCCGATCGTCACGATAAGCGTCGCGGCGCGCGCCAGCAGCGTGGGTCGGCCCGACGAGCGCGACATCAACAGCGGCACACTCATCATGGCCGCCAGCATCAGCGCGCTCATCCATAGCTCGGTAGCATGGCGGCCGAGGCCGGCCTGCATCACCAGCGCAGCACTGCCGCCCGCGAGGCACACGCATGCCGCACTCGCGCACAGCATGCGTACCAAAGCGGCGTGCCGCGCACGTGGCCTGAGCGGATCAGTGCTTGCAGCAGCCATGATCCGTGGACTTGCCGTCTTCGACGCTGTTCAGATCACGCTCGGCCGGCAAGTCCATCGTCGGATTGGCCGAGAAGAAGTTGTTCGGCTTGAGCATGAAACCGGCGTACTCCACCGGCATCACCGGGAAGTCCTCGGGCTTGCACACATGCGTGTGGCCGAAGCTGTGCCACAGCACGACATCTTCGTTCTCGATGTTGCGGTTCGCTTCGATATAACGCGGCAGGCCGTCGCCGCCCGAATGCTGATTCGGATAATCGCCGCTTGCATAGCGCTCAGCCGGATCGAACGGCGTAACCCACACGTGACGCGTGGCAAAGCCGCCGCGTTGACGCACCTTCGAACGCTCGTCGGCCAGCATCAGCGGCGAGTCGTTCACGACCAGTTTGTAGCCCGGATTCGCGCCGACGGCATTCTTCACATTCGGGTTGCTGACCTTCCAGTAACGGCCTGTGCTGCCATTCGCGTTGCGGGCAGCTTCGCTTTCGGTCTTCAACACGCGCTTCGTCGTATCGAACACATTGCCGTACGGATTGTTCTCGCCCATGGGACGCGGCACGAACTCGTGTTCGGTCACCGTGTTGCGCTCGCCGTCCACCATCATGTGCATGCGAGCGTTGAAGAAGTGCTGGTGCGTCGGGCCGCCCAGGTTCTCCGTGATCATGCCGCCCCACGGATAGGTGTCGCCATCGGCCACGGCCGACGTTTGCACAATGCCGGTCAATTTGCATTCGAGTTGAATCGTGCCGTCCTGGTACAGATACCAGTAGAAGCCGTAATCGTAATTGCCGACCGTGGCGAAGAAGGAGATCACGAGGCGTCGCGAGCGGCGCATTTCGAATACGCCGGTGCGGAATTCATAGTGCTTCCACAGCGTGCCGTAGTCTTCTTCGTGCATGCAGACGGCGTTCTTCATCACGAACGGGTTGCCGAAATCGTCCGCGGACGGAATGTCGAAATAGCGGATCGTACCGAGGCAATCGCAACCGAGTTCGAGCTGATTTGCCAGTTTGCCCAGCCCGTATTCACCCGCGTCGAACGCACTTTTCCAGTAGTGGTTCGTGGTCGGGTCGGAATAGGGCACGCACATTTCCGTGACGCTCGCACGGTAGATGATCGGGCGCGTGCTCTTGCCGTCGTCCCATGACAGTTGATGCAGCACCAGCCCTTCGCGCGGCGTGAAGCCGACGCGGAAATTCCAGTTCTGCCAGTTCACATGCCAGCCGTCGATCGTGAAGCTCGGGCCGTCGGGCTGATCGATCGACAGCGGTTTGAGCGTGCTG
Coding sequences within:
- a CDS encoding primary-amine oxidase, whose product is MNTNATTAAHAPFHPLDPLSGAEMQLACDLVKAAEKLDSHARFPMVELREPPKAEVVAFKTGEYFSRTAFVLAIDRTNGATIEFEVDLREKKIAARRVMPFGEAPYGQPPIMIDDFMNAEQIVKSDEAWRVAVMKRGLSEKDLERVQVDPFSAGCFDRENENGRRLVRCVSYYRETLTDNGYAHPIEGVMAVVDLLEKKVIELVDDGRIIPIPRAKHNYDTPSLGEPRSTLKPLSIDQPDGPSFTIDGWHVNWQNWNFRVGFTPREGLVLHQLSWDDGKSTRPIIYRASVTEMCVPYSDPTTNHYWKSAFDAGEYGLGKLANQLELGCDCLGTIRYFDIPSADDFGNPFVMKNAVCMHEEDYGTLWKHYEFRTGVFEMRRSRRLVISFFATVGNYDYGFYWYLYQDGTIQLECKLTGIVQTSAVADGDTYPWGGMITENLGGPTHQHFFNARMHMMVDGERNTVTEHEFVPRPMGENNPYGNVFDTTKRVLKTESEAARNANGSTGRYWKVSNPNVKNAVGANPGYKLVVNDSPLMLADERSKVRQRGGFATRHVWVTPFDPAERYASGDYPNQHSGGDGLPRYIEANRNIENEDVVLWHSFGHTHVCKPEDFPVMPVEYAGFMLKPNNFFSANPTMDLPAERDLNSVEDGKSTDHGCCKH